The Amycolatopsis methanolica 239 nucleotide sequence TGGCGCTGAACGTGCTGTCCGAAGGGATTTCCGACGCGTGGGCGGCGCCGTCGTCCCGCACGGCGAAGGCGGCGGAGGTCGCCAAGGCGGTCGTCGCCAAGGAGGCGGCCGAGAACGTCGCGCCGGTGCTGCCGATCCGCGGTCTGCGCGAGGTGGGCGAACGGCTGTCCCGCCGCGCCCGTGCGCTGACCGGGCGGGACACCCTGCTCTCCGTCGAGGGGCTGACGATCGCGTTCCCGGAGCGGCACAACGGGGTCAACGTCGTCGACGACGTCTCGTTCACCGTGCGCTCGGGCGAGGTACTCGGCCTGATCGGCGAATCGGGCTGCGGCAAGTCGCTGACCGCGCTGTCGATCGTCGGGCTGCAGCCGCGGACCGCGCGGCTGTCCGGCCGGATCCGGTTCGCGGGCGAGGACCTGCTCACGATGAAACCGTCCGCGCGGCGGCGGCACCTCGGCCACGACATCGCGATGATCTACCAGGACGCGCTCAGCTCGCTGAACCCGGCGATGACGATCCAGGCGCAGCTCAAGCAGTTCACCCGCCGCGGCGGCACCCGCACCCCGCGCGAGCTGGTGGAGCTGGTCAACCTCGACCCGGACCGCACGCTGCGGGCCTACCCGCACGAGCTGTCCGGCGGGCAGCGGCAGCGGGTGCTGATCGCGATGGCGTTGTCCCGCAGCCCCAGGCTGATCGTGGCCGACGAGCCGACCACCGCGCTGGACGTGACCGTTCAGGCACAGGTGATCTCGCTGCTGCTGCGCCTGCAGGAGGAACTGGGCTTCGCGCTGGTGCTGGTGTCGCACGACCTGGCGCTGGTGTCCGATGTGGCCGATCGCGTGGTCGTGATGTACGGCGGGCAGGTCGCCGAGGCCGGCACCACCGCGCAAGTCGTCGGCGCACCGCGGCACCACTACACGCGCGGCCTGCTCAGCGCGGTGCTGTCGCTGGAGGAGAACGACGCCCGGCTCACCCAGATCACGGGCGTCGTCCCGGCCCCGGCGGACTTCGCGCCCGGCTGCCGGTTCGCCGACCGCTGCCCGGCGGCGCGGGCGCACTGCCGCACCGACCTGCCGGTGGTGGCGGGATCCGGGATGGACCACCTCGTCGCGTGCCACCACCCCGCCGAACCGATGGCGGAACCGGAGGTCCTGGTGAAGGGAGCGCCGGCATGACCCTGCTGGAACTGGACCGGGTGCACGTGGTGCACAAGATCCGCTCGTCCGGCCTGTTCGGGCACGACTCCGTGCACGCGCTGACAGACGCGACGCTGACCGTGCGGCCCGGCGAAACGATCGGCGTGGTCGGCGAGTCCGGGTGCGGCAAGACGACGCTGGCGAAGGTGGTCGTCGGGCTGCAGAAGCCGACCAGGGGCGTCGTGCGCTACCGCGGCGAACCGGTGTCGGACCAGCGTGGGTTCGGCCGCGACATCGGCATGATCTTCCAGGACCCGTCGACCGCGCTGAACCGGCGGATGTCGATCGCCCGCATCGTGCGGGACCCGCTCGACGTGCACCGCGTCGGCACCCCGGCGCAGCGGGCCGAGCGGGTGCGCGAGCTGATGGAGCTGGTCGGCCTGCCGCCCAGCGTCGCGGACGCGGTGCCCGGCCAGCTGTCCGGCGGCCAGCGGCAACGCGTGGCGATCGCGCGTGCGCTGGCGCTGGAGCCGTCGCTGCTGGTCGCCGACGAGCCGACCTCGGCGCTGGACGTGTCGGTGCGCGCGCAGATCCTCAACCTGCTGCTCGACCTGCGGGACCGGCTGGGGCTGGCGATGATCTTCGTGTCGCACGACATCCAGACCGTGCGCAAGATGAGCGACCGCATCGTCACGATGTACCTGGGCCGCATCGTCGAAGACGCCCCGGCCGCCGCGATTCCCGGCGCCGCGCGGCACCCGTACACGCGGGCGTTGTTCTCCGCCACGCCGAGCCTGCTGAACCCGATCGAACCCATTGTCCTGACCGGGCCGGTGCCGTCCGCGGTCAGCCCGCCGAGCGGGTGCGCCTTCCGCACCCGCTGTCCGAAAGCGACGGACGAGTGCGCGGGCGCGGTGCCCCCGTCCGCCGACGCCGGCGACGGGCACACCTACCACTGCATCCACCCCGAACTCGAAGTGAGCGTGCGATGACTCGATTCACCGGCATCATCCCCCCGCTGTGCACCCCGTTCCGCGACGACTTCACCATCGACGTGGACTCGCTGCGCCGGCACCTGGACGTCCAGCTGGACGCCGGGGTGCACGGGGTGTTCGTGCTGGGCTCGTCCAGCGAGGTGGCGTTCCTGCCGGACCGGCAGCGCCGGGTGGTGATCGAGACGGCGGTGGCGCACGTCGGCGGCCGGATCCCGGTGCTCGCCGGGTGTATCGACATGACGACGCTGCGGGTCGCCGAGCACATCCGGGTCGCCGAGGAGGCCGGCGCGGACGCGCTGGTCATCACCGCGCCCTACTACACCCGCACGCATTCCGCGGAGATCGAGCAGCACTTCCGCCTGCTGCACGCGCAGGCCTCGCTGCCGATCTTCGCCTACGACATCCCGGTCGCGGTGCACTCGAAGCTGGACCGGGAGATGGTCCTGCGGCTGGCCGAGGACGGTGTGCTGGCCGGGCTGAAGGACTCCAGCGGCGACGAGGCCGGGTTCGGCGCGCTGCTGCTGGGCCGACGGGAGCGCGGGCTGTCGGAGTTCGCCGTGTTCACCGGTTCCGAACTGGTGGTGGACCTCGCGCTGCAGATGGGCGCGGACGGCGCGGTGCCCGGACTGGCCAATGTGGACCCCGCCGGGTACGTGACGATCTGGGACCGGGTGCGGGCGGGCGACCTCGCCACGGCACGGCGGGAACAGGACCGGCTCATGCGGCTGTACGACATCACGCACGCCGCCCCGCCGGAGCGGATGGGCCGCGGCTCGGCCGGGCTGGGCGCGTTCAAGGCGGCGATGAAGATGCGCGGGTTCATCGACAACTCGGTGATGGCGCCGCCGCAACTGCCGCTCAACGACGAGGAACTGTTGCGCATCAAGGGTGCGCTCACGGAGGCGGGCCTGCTGTGATCCACTACGGCGCGGACTACAACCCGGAACACTGGGCCGAGGACGTCTGGGACGAGGACGTCAAGCTGATGACCGAGGCCGGGGTCACGCTGGTGACGCTCGGTGTCTTCTCCTGGGCGAAGGTCGAGCCGCGGCCGGGCGAGTACGACTTCGGCTGGGTCGACACCGTGATGGACAAGCTCGCGGCGGCCGGTATCCAGGTGGCGCTGGCGACGATGACCGCCTCACCGCCGCCGTGGCTGCCCCACCGCCACCCCGAGGTGCTGCCCGTGCGCGAGGACGGGACGCGGCTCTCGCCGGGTTCGCGGCAGCAGTTCTGCCCGTCCAGCCCGGTGTTCCGCGAGCACGCGGCGCGGCTGGTGGAGCAGCTCGCGAACCGGTACGGCGACCACCCGGCGCTGAAGATCTGGCACGTCGGCAACGAGTACGGCTGCCACATCCGGGCGTGCTACTGCGACACCTCTGCCGAGGACTTCCGGTCCTGGCTGCGCGAGCGGTACGGCACGCTGGACGCGCTGAACGCGTCGTGGTCGACGACGTTCTGGTCGCAGGGCTACTCGGACTGGGCCGAGATCCAGCCGCCGCGGGTGGCGCCGTCCTTCCGCAACCCCGCCCAGCAGCTGGACTACCAGCGGTTCTCCTCCGACGCGTCGCTGGCCTGCTACCGGGTGGAGGCGGAGGTGCTGCGCCGGGTCACGCCGGACGTCCCGCTCACCACCAACTTCGTCGGGCTGGTGCAGAAGGCGCTGGACTGGCACGTGTGGGAGCCGCACGAGGACGTGGTGTCGCTGGACTCCTACCCCGAGCCCTACGACCCGCGCGGGCACGTCGAGGCGGCGTTCGGGTACGACGTGGTGCGGTCGCTGAAGAACGGGCAGCCGTGGATGCTGCTGGAGCACGCGCCGAGCGCGGTGAACTGGCGCAAGCACAACGGCGCCAAGGCCCCCGGCGTGATGCGGCAGGGTGTGCTGCAGGCGGTGGCGCGGGGCGCGGACGCCGCGATGTTCTTCCAGTGGCGGCAGAGCCGCGGTGGCGCGGAGAAGTTCCACTCGGCGATGGTGCCGCACGCCGGCGCGGACACCCGGGTGTTCGCCGAGGCGCGGGCGCTCGGGCAGGACCTCGCGGCGCTGGCCGACGTGGCGGGCACGCGGGTGCGGTCGGACGTGGCGTTCCTGCACGACTGGAACAGCTGGTGGGCGCTGGAGCTGGACGCGCACCCGTCGGCCGACGTCACGCAGCTCGACGCGCACCTGGCGCACTACGCGCCCTTCTTCGACGCCGGCATCTCCTGCGACGTGGTGCGCCCCGACCGGCCGGCGGGGTACCGGCTCGTCGTGGTGCCGAACCTGTACCTCCTCGATCCGGACACCGCCGAGGGGCTGCGGCGGTACGTCGAGGGCGGCGGGCACCTGGTGGTGTCGTTCTTCTCCGGCATCGTCGACTCGTGCGACCGGGCCCACCTCGGTGGCTACCCGGTGGCCCCGCTGCGGGAAGCGCTCGGGGTGTCGGTGGAGGAGTTCTGGCCGCTGGCGCCGGGCACGTCGGTGCCGTTGAGTCCGGAGTGGACCGGCACTCTGTGGTCGGAAGCCGTGGAGCTGCGGGGCGCGGAGGCTGTCGCGTCATTCGACGGCGGCGACCTGGCCGGCTCTCCCGCCGTGACCCGACACGCCTACGGCGCGGGTGTCGCCTGGTACCTCGGCACGCGGCTCGACCCGGCCGGGATGCGCGAGCTGGTCGACCGGGTGGCCGCGGAAGCGGGTGTGCGGCCGGTCCTGCCCGGCCTGCCCGCCGGTGTCCAGGCGGTGCGCCGGGAAGCCGCGGACCGGCAGTTCCTGTTCCTGCTCAACCACAACACGGATGCGGTCGCGGTGGACCTGGGAGAACCGGCCCCCGACCTGCTCACCGGTTCCGCGCCGTCGGCCCGGCACACGTTGCCACCGCGCGGCGTCGCAGTCCTCCGGCTCCACTAAACCGAAGGGAAGGCACATGAGATCGTTCGCAGCGTGGCGCGCGGTCCCGCTCGTGGCGGTGCTGTTCGCCAGTCTGCTCGGCGGCGGGGTCACCGCCTCCGCCGACACCGCCAGACCGGGCTTCGACCAGCAGTCGCTGTTCAACCCCAAGCAGGAGCAGGGTTACTTCTGCTTCCGCATCCCGGCGATCGTCAAGAGCACCGCGGGCACCCTGCTCGCGTTCGCCGAGGGCCGGGTCAACGACTGCGGCGACGCCGGTGACATCGACCTCGTCCTCAAGCGCTCCACCGACGGCGGCCGGACCTGGTCACCGCTGGAGGTCATCAACTCCGGAGACGGCGACACGCACGGCAACCCGGTCCCGATCGTGGACCGGACGACCGGCCGGATCGTCCTGATCACCACCTACAACGCCGGCCGCACCGACGGCAAGGGCTGCGACGTGCCGTGCGCCCGCCCGCCGCACGTGCAGTACAGCGACGACGACGGGCTCACGTGGTCCGCGCCGGTCGACATCAGCGCGCAGGCCAGCAGGCCCGAGTGGGACGCCTGGTACGCCTCCGGTCCGGTGCACGGGATCCAGCTCACCCAGGGCGAGCACCGCGGCCGCCTGGTGTTCGGGGTGAACGCGGAGACCGCGCAGGGCACCGACCCGGTGGCCAACCACGCCGCGCTCGTCTACAGCGACGACCACGGCGCGACCTGGCACATCGGCGCGGTGGACAGCTACCCGTTCCAGGCGAAGGGCCCGTTCACGCAGAAGCCGCAGGAGATCACCGTCGTGGAGCTCGCCGACGGGTCGATCTACGCCGGCGGCCGAGAGCAGGGTGGCACCGACATCGGCAACCGCGACTACGCGATCAGCCGCGACGGCGGCGAGACCTTCAGCCAGCCGTTCCGGACGATCCCCGACCTGGTCACGCCGATGGTGCAGGGCTCGCTGCTGCGCTTGGACCGGCCGGGGCCGGACCGGATCCTGTTCGCGTCGCCGTCGGACACCGACCGGCGCCGGTGGATGATGATCCGCTCGTCCTACGACGGCGGGCGCAGCTGGGAGAACGCCGAGCAGGGCACACGGGTGACCGACGAGTGGTCCGGCTACTCGGACATGGTGCAGATCAGCGACCGGTCCGCCCGCACGACCGAGATCGGCCTGATGTACGAGGGCGGCCCGGTCGACGCGCGCGACGAGATCCGGTTCGCCCGCTTCACCG carries:
- a CDS encoding dipeptide/oligopeptide/nickel ABC transporter permease/ATP-binding protein gives rise to the protein MRQLYRPGLTKRLSRPGIRFRRFNTASWIAIGVLAVLALVALIGPLLVKAPYALGTEVTGPNAAHWFGTDQSGRDILSRVVHGARWSLAIGLGAAALALVCGALIGALAATSRRGVDSVVMRVLDVLMAFPGIALAAVLVAVFGRGIGVLILAIAFVNVPPVARVVRANVLAQYSEDYVAAEHIIGARRFFILVKHVAVNCAAPILVFCTVMVADAIVFEASLSFIGAGIQPPDPSWGSVLADGKDMVLNGGWWATLFPGLMILFTVLALNVLSEGISDAWAAPSSRTAKAAEVAKAVVAKEAAENVAPVLPIRGLREVGERLSRRARALTGRDTLLSVEGLTIAFPERHNGVNVVDDVSFTVRSGEVLGLIGESGCGKSLTALSIVGLQPRTARLSGRIRFAGEDLLTMKPSARRRHLGHDIAMIYQDALSSLNPAMTIQAQLKQFTRRGGTRTPRELVELVNLDPDRTLRAYPHELSGGQRQRVLIAMALSRSPRLIVADEPTTALDVTVQAQVISLLLRLQEELGFALVLVSHDLALVSDVADRVVVMYGGQVAEAGTTAQVVGAPRHHYTRGLLSAVLSLEENDARLTQITGVVPAPADFAPGCRFADRCPAARAHCRTDLPVVAGSGMDHLVACHHPAEPMAEPEVLVKGAPA
- a CDS encoding oligopeptide/dipeptide ABC transporter ATP-binding protein, with the protein product MTLLELDRVHVVHKIRSSGLFGHDSVHALTDATLTVRPGETIGVVGESGCGKTTLAKVVVGLQKPTRGVVRYRGEPVSDQRGFGRDIGMIFQDPSTALNRRMSIARIVRDPLDVHRVGTPAQRAERVRELMELVGLPPSVADAVPGQLSGGQRQRVAIARALALEPSLLVADEPTSALDVSVRAQILNLLLDLRDRLGLAMIFVSHDIQTVRKMSDRIVTMYLGRIVEDAPAAAIPGAARHPYTRALFSATPSLLNPIEPIVLTGPVPSAVSPPSGCAFRTRCPKATDECAGAVPPSADAGDGHTYHCIHPELEVSVR
- a CDS encoding dihydrodipicolinate synthase family protein gives rise to the protein MTRFTGIIPPLCTPFRDDFTIDVDSLRRHLDVQLDAGVHGVFVLGSSSEVAFLPDRQRRVVIETAVAHVGGRIPVLAGCIDMTTLRVAEHIRVAEEAGADALVITAPYYTRTHSAEIEQHFRLLHAQASLPIFAYDIPVAVHSKLDREMVLRLAEDGVLAGLKDSSGDEAGFGALLLGRRERGLSEFAVFTGSELVVDLALQMGADGAVPGLANVDPAGYVTIWDRVRAGDLATARREQDRLMRLYDITHAAPPERMGRGSAGLGAFKAAMKMRGFIDNSVMAPPQLPLNDEELLRIKGALTEAGLL
- a CDS encoding beta-galactosidase; this encodes MIHYGADYNPEHWAEDVWDEDVKLMTEAGVTLVTLGVFSWAKVEPRPGEYDFGWVDTVMDKLAAAGIQVALATMTASPPPWLPHRHPEVLPVREDGTRLSPGSRQQFCPSSPVFREHAARLVEQLANRYGDHPALKIWHVGNEYGCHIRACYCDTSAEDFRSWLRERYGTLDALNASWSTTFWSQGYSDWAEIQPPRVAPSFRNPAQQLDYQRFSSDASLACYRVEAEVLRRVTPDVPLTTNFVGLVQKALDWHVWEPHEDVVSLDSYPEPYDPRGHVEAAFGYDVVRSLKNGQPWMLLEHAPSAVNWRKHNGAKAPGVMRQGVLQAVARGADAAMFFQWRQSRGGAEKFHSAMVPHAGADTRVFAEARALGQDLAALADVAGTRVRSDVAFLHDWNSWWALELDAHPSADVTQLDAHLAHYAPFFDAGISCDVVRPDRPAGYRLVVVPNLYLLDPDTAEGLRRYVEGGGHLVVSFFSGIVDSCDRAHLGGYPVAPLREALGVSVEEFWPLAPGTSVPLSPEWTGTLWSEAVELRGAEAVASFDGGDLAGSPAVTRHAYGAGVAWYLGTRLDPAGMRELVDRVAAEAGVRPVLPGLPAGVQAVRREAADRQFLFLLNHNTDAVAVDLGEPAPDLLTGSAPSARHTLPPRGVAVLRLH
- a CDS encoding sialidase family protein, producing MRSFAAWRAVPLVAVLFASLLGGGVTASADTARPGFDQQSLFNPKQEQGYFCFRIPAIVKSTAGTLLAFAEGRVNDCGDAGDIDLVLKRSTDGGRTWSPLEVINSGDGDTHGNPVPIVDRTTGRIVLITTYNAGRTDGKGCDVPCARPPHVQYSDDDGLTWSAPVDISAQASRPEWDAWYASGPVHGIQLTQGEHRGRLVFGVNAETAQGTDPVANHAALVYSDDHGATWHIGAVDSYPFQAKGPFTQKPQEITVVELADGSIYAGGREQGGTDIGNRDYAISRDGGETFSQPFRTIPDLVTPMVQGSLLRLDRPGPDRILFASPSDTDRRRWMMIRSSYDGGRSWENAEQGTRVTDEWSGYSDMVQISDRSARTTEIGLMYEGGPVDARDEIRFARFTEDVLGWHNSAGPTTRDVSGERSDAYLVGGPVPVPGRYGDALELDGVDDFVRVPYDSAQVVGDGDFTWTGWIRYGASTGNQVFFWMGGMGSTAPQIWLRGEPAANRLIASMTTTAGTKQVTSAGAFNDQQWHHVALQRTGGQLLLFVDGVQVAAGPAAAGSVTERVSFQFWLGRRLDGGMGLDGALDDVRLYRKALSPSELDAVRANAPVRDALALRLPF